GAGGTGCGCCACTTGTGATCCGCAGTTCCAGCGGCCGATCGCCCGTTGGAAAGCCCGAAATATCGGTTTCCACTTCCATTCGATAAATCCGGAGTCGAGCGTCGCCCGCCACATTTTGCCGATTCCAGTTATGGGCGCCAATGGAAACGATAGAAACGGGGTGCTTCCAATTCTGTGGGATGGCAAACTCCAGTAACGACCACTGCCCCGTCGGTGCATTGAGGGGCCATTCTAGCTTCTTGCCGTTGAGGGCGTCCTTTCCTTCTCCATCGCGGAAATTGAGGATCCATGTGTAGTCGGGATGGATCGGCTTGACCCACAGTCGGACCTTTTTCAGTGTGCCCGGAATCTTGAGACCTGCCGGTTCGAGCGAAGCAAACTGAAAGCCGGTCCCATCATAATGGACGGTAATCTCCATGACGGGGTGGGTCGCTTCTTTCTCGGGCAAATCTTCTTTCAACCACTCAATCGTTGCGGTGGCACTGTTCCATGGGCCGGGTTGCCACTTGGCCGCCAGGGGCTGCGCGATATTCCGCGTGGCAATGTTCCCTGTTGGGACCGGAGATGTCTCTTCTGCGATTCCGGTGGCCTCGGCTGCAAAGAAAGCAAACCACAAGCCCAGCGTGATCAATCGGATAGTCGTGCTTGCCATGGTGGTGGTCTCAATAAAAAACCCCGCGGTGCCTGCCAGTCGCGATGACACGACGGACATCCTCAGGGAAATGCACATGTGTCACCGCAAGTGAGAACTCTGTCTGTGTGCGCTGCTGGCTGATGTGAGAACTCGTCTCACGGGGTCGTACAATCGCATGACGCGGTGGTCCGATGCGCTCGTAGCCGCTGAACGAGTCGGGCGAGCGGACCCGCACGATGAGCATGCGCCACATATGTCGGGGTCAGGTCCTTGTAAAAGATGTTCCTAAATTCGATGTAGCCGCCATGGTTCTGAACGGAGAAGAAGCCACACAACGGCTTGTCTTTGATGGCGTCGAACTGCGTCTGATCGATGTCCTGAACCACCTGGCCGTTGAGGATCACTGCCAAATGAGTTCCGCGTGCGGTGATGAGGACCCAGTTCCATTCCCCGGCAGGCTTAATCGCATTTTTCTTGGGGGCCACGTATCGATAGAGGGACATGCTGGAGTGCACATCCGGCTCCTTACCCGCATCGTCGAAAATCTGAATCTCGAAGCCCGAAATGCTGGGGCGAGTGTCTGGCTTTTTCGGATCGAATTTGTCCGCGCGAATTCCGATACCACTATTGCACTTTTCTGACATGCGGAACTCCAGATAAAGGCGGAAATCGCACAGCGATTTATCGTATCGCAAAAAGCCAAACCCTTTGCCGGCACAGACGATTTTTCCGTCTTCCACATACCAAACGGGTTTTTCCACATCACCGTCCTTGTATGTTGCGGTTCCTTCCACGACCCAGCCGCTGAGATCGTAGCCGTTAAAAGCGGGAACCCAACCGCCAGGGCCGTAGGTCGTGCGGTGTTGCCCCGCATAAGCCGAAGCTGCTACAAACCATCCCAGAAGATTCGACACGAGCACCGCGACCATCAGTCGTCGCATGGGTGGTCCTCCCTATCAGGTCATCCAGAATCCATCGCTGCACGTCAACACAAACATAACACCACAACGCGCTATTGTAATTAGCACCGACTCGGTTTTCTTCGACGTCAGATCGCGCATGGGTATTCAATTGCCGTGCATTATTGACTGAAAGTTTTTTGGTAAAAACTTCTGGACCGGCACTAAAAAGGACTCATAATGAATAGAGGGCGAGCTCCAGAGGGGTTGGTTATTCTGTTCGACGACCTGCATCGACCGTAAAAGGATGCTTTTTCGCGAACACCGCAGTGGCGGGTGGGAGTCATGAACCGATTCGGCATACCGCAGTGGATCAGGAGCGTGACGGGTCTTCTCCTGGTCTCTGGCTGCATATTTATCTTTCCGCCCGGCCGCATCGTAGCTCAGGACTCCGCTTCTTCGGCGATCGACAAAAACCATGCGGCGGTGCAGGTCATGGTATCCCAGCCTGAGGGGACCGCCACCGAATCCAAAGCGGTTCAGAATCCGGGCGGCGACGTCCCGAAACTTATCGCGAAACCACCTGCGGAACAGGCTCCTGAGTCCACACCTTCCCCGAAGGGGCCTGAGAATGCCGCGGGCCCCGCCGGTGGCCCACCAGGCAAGGAACAGGGTAAGAGCAGTGAACCCCCCAAGGGGCCACCTCCCATCACACGTCCCAAAGAACCGAGCGAGCCGCCGGAATGGAACGTGGAACAGTCGGAAGCGGGACGAGTGCGCGTCAATTTCCGGGGCCAATCCTGGCCGAAAGTCCTGGAATGGATCGCGGACCTTTCCCACATGAGCCTGGACTGGCAGGAACTGCCTGGTGATTATTTGAATCTCTCAACGCAGCAAGCATACACGGTGGAAGAACTTCGCAATCTTATCAACTGGCACCTGTTTCAACGTGGCTATACGATGATCCGTCAGGGCGAGGTTCTCACCGTGGTCAATCTGGAGAAACTCGATCCCGGCATTGTACCCCACGTGACACCGGAGGAACTCGAAAAAACGCCGGCATTTGAATTTGTGCGCGTCACTTTTCAACTAGAATCACTCTTGGCCGATCAGGCAGCCGACGAACTCAAGCCGCTTCTCAGTCCGAGAGGTAAGCTCTTTCCTCTTTCGGCCACGAACCGGCTAGAGGCCATGGACCTGGCCGTTAACCTCCGCGAGGTTGCCAGGATCCTACGGCAGGAGCAATCCGGCACGGGTCAGGAGCGGATGGTTCGCGAGTTTGTGCTTCGGTTCGCACGGGCGGAAGAGACGCTGCAACAACTGAAGGACTTGCTCGGCATCCGCGATGCAGCGCCGCCTATGCCGCCGGGAGTTAATCCGCAGCAACTCCAGCAACTCCAGCAGATGATAGCGGCGCAGGGTGGAGCGGTGGCGCAGCCTGGCATGCCAGGAGCTCCCGGGACACCTGGCGCGAAGGGGACGCCGCCCACGTTGCGGCGGCCCAGCGATGTGAATCTGGTTGTCAACACGCGGCGGAACTCCATCATCGCTCAGGCACCGCCCGACAAAATGGCCATCATCGAACAGGCAGTCAAGCTGCTGGATGTGCCCTCCGATCAGGACACCGCCATTCTCGCCCATTTGAACCGTTTTCAGGTTTATCGGCTTGCCGCCATTGATCCGGAACCTCTGGTGAAAACACTCCGCGAACTGGGTGGACTTGATCCAAGCACGCGATTGGAAGTGGACAAACAGAACAACGCGATCATTGCCTACGCCCCGCTTGCGGATCATGTCACGATTCGCTCCGTCATTGAACGATTGGATGGGAGTGGCCGACGCTTTGAAGTCATCCAGCTTCGCCGGCTTCCCGCCGACTATGTGGCCGGTACGATCGAATTCATGATGGGGGGCCAGGAATCCTCCAGCGAGTCTCTCCCCCCGTGGCTTCCTCCCTGGGAGCGGACCCGCCGTCAATCCGAGACAACCAATCGCAATCGTTTCCGTGTGGATGCCGATGTCGAGAACAACCGCCTGCTTCTCTGGGCCAACGATATTGAGATTCAGGAAGTGCAGAAACTTCTTGTCAAGTTGGGTGAGATTGCGGAGCCGGGTTCGGTGGGCGGTCGGGTCCGGACGCTGGAGTTTGGTGACCCCGCCCAGGCGGACGCGGCACTGCAACTTCTTGAGCGGCATTGGAATCGGATTTCACCTCATCCCCTGCGGGTTGAAAAAACGCCGGGGTGGGAGAGGCCATCGGGGGCCCCAACTCCAAACCAGAAACAAGATGTTCCAACCGGTAACGACCGTGCATCTGAGCCGCAGGCGGATTCACGCCAAAATGCCCCGTTTCATGGTGGCAGCGGTCGTGGTAGTGATGGCCAGGTCAGTATTCGGGCGGCGGTTCTCACACAGGTGGCTGACGAGTCAAAAGAACAGCACGACGCCGCGGTGCGGGATCAGCCCTCTGATGGTTCACAGAGCATTCACCGGCCGGGCGAGGAAAACGGGGGAGTTCGCGTCTCGGATGAGCCAGAAAGCGGGAGTTCGAGGAACTTGACAGGCAGAGGTGAAGGACAAGGTCAACTCCCGGCAGCACCCGAGATCACCGTGTATCAGACGCCCGACGGCCGACTGATATTCACATGTCCTGATCCGACGGCACTGGATATGGTGGAGCAGTTTTTGCGGGACGTGATCCCGCCCCAGCCGGACTACCAGATATTTCGGCTGCGATATGCATGGGCGGATAACGTGGTGAAGATTCTCGAATCACTGTTTTCTGAGGAAGAAAACAACCGACGCCGATCCCCGTTCTGGGGTTTTGATCCCTGGTGGAGCTTGAGCGAAACCTCTGACCGGGATCGAAAAGGGCGGCTTTCGCAACGCCGCCCAATCAAATTTGTCGCTGATACGGACACAAATTCCATCGTGGTACAGAACGCCGATTCGCGGCAATTGGCGGAAATTAAACAAATCATCGACTTTTACGATCAGCCTCCACCGACAGACGGGCAATCAATACGAGTCACAGAAATTTTTCCTCTTCGGTGGGCCAAGGCATCTCAGATGGCCACGGCGATTAAGGACGTGTATCGGGATTTGCTGAGCCCCAACGAGAATCAACGACCGGGAGAACGGGGCATTGTGTTCTTCTTTCCCGACAGCTTTTCCGATACCCGCACTCCACGGTTTAAAGGTTTGCTCTCGGTGGGCGTCGATGAAACGTCCAACTGCCTTGTGGTATCGGCGCCGGTCTATCTGATGAATGATCTCCGCGAGTTGATCACCCAGCTTGACCGCAATGCGGAGCCCAACTCCACGACCGTGGAGGTTGTAAGATTAAAAAACGGAGTGAGTGCGGAGTATCTCCGCAGAGGGTTAGGAAACATTCTGTCGGGATCAACGAGTCCTGTT
This is a stretch of genomic DNA from Thermogutta terrifontis. It encodes these proteins:
- a CDS encoding 3-keto-disaccharide hydrolase; protein product: MRRLMVAVLVSNLLGWFVAASAYAGQHRTTYGPGGWVPAFNGYDLSGWVVEGTATYKDGDVEKPVWYVEDGKIVCAGKGFGFLRYDKSLCDFRLYLEFRMSEKCNSGIGIRADKFDPKKPDTRPSISGFEIQIFDDAGKEPDVHSSMSLYRYVAPKKNAIKPAGEWNWVLITARGTHLAVILNGQVVQDIDQTQFDAIKDKPLCGFFSVQNHGGYIEFRNIFYKDLTPTYVAHAHRAGPLARLVQRLRAHRTTASCDCTTP
- a CDS encoding secretin N-terminal domain-containing protein, coding for MNRFGIPQWIRSVTGLLLVSGCIFIFPPGRIVAQDSASSAIDKNHAAVQVMVSQPEGTATESKAVQNPGGDVPKLIAKPPAEQAPESTPSPKGPENAAGPAGGPPGKEQGKSSEPPKGPPPITRPKEPSEPPEWNVEQSEAGRVRVNFRGQSWPKVLEWIADLSHMSLDWQELPGDYLNLSTQQAYTVEELRNLINWHLFQRGYTMIRQGEVLTVVNLEKLDPGIVPHVTPEELEKTPAFEFVRVTFQLESLLADQAADELKPLLSPRGKLFPLSATNRLEAMDLAVNLREVARILRQEQSGTGQERMVREFVLRFARAEETLQQLKDLLGIRDAAPPMPPGVNPQQLQQLQQMIAAQGGAVAQPGMPGAPGTPGAKGTPPTLRRPSDVNLVVNTRRNSIIAQAPPDKMAIIEQAVKLLDVPSDQDTAILAHLNRFQVYRLAAIDPEPLVKTLRELGGLDPSTRLEVDKQNNAIIAYAPLADHVTIRSVIERLDGSGRRFEVIQLRRLPADYVAGTIEFMMGGQESSSESLPPWLPPWERTRRQSETTNRNRFRVDADVENNRLLLWANDIEIQEVQKLLVKLGEIAEPGSVGGRVRTLEFGDPAQADAALQLLERHWNRISPHPLRVEKTPGWERPSGAPTPNQKQDVPTGNDRASEPQADSRQNAPFHGGSGRGSDGQVSIRAAVLTQVADESKEQHDAAVRDQPSDGSQSIHRPGEENGGVRVSDEPESGSSRNLTGRGEGQGQLPAAPEITVYQTPDGRLIFTCPDPTALDMVEQFLRDVIPPQPDYQIFRLRYAWADNVVKILESLFSEEENNRRRSPFWGFDPWWSLSETSDRDRKGRLSQRRPIKFVADTDTNSIVVQNADSRQLAEIKQIIDFYDQPPPTDGQSIRVTEIFPLRWAKASQMATAIKDVYRDLLSPNENQRPGERGIVFFFPDSFSDTRTPRFKGLLSVGVDETSNCLVVSAPVYLMNDLRELITQLDRNAEPNSTTVEVVRLKNGVSAEYLRRGLGNILSGSTSPVAGQGGKEPSPPKTPVEPRPSSGERKP